The following are from one region of the Lacinutrix sp. Bg11-31 genome:
- a CDS encoding lipocalin family protein produces MKILKTIFTVIIITLFTVSCGSDDDNEDSNQVTTAQNKERIIGTWKFTTSTTNGETDTDIWICDFEDTHTFSNTSIASKYYSDPSGNNEANCELDETYNTNYTISANTLTSEDYSQEILTLNSTTLVLKDVDEYDGNTYIYTETFTKQ; encoded by the coding sequence ATGAAAATTTTAAAAACCATTTTTACTGTTATTATTATTACACTATTTACAGTCTCTTGCGGAAGCGATGATGATAATGAGGATTCAAACCAAGTTACAACAGCTCAAAACAAAGAACGTATTATAGGCACTTGGAAATTTACCACAAGTACTACAAATGGTGAAACAGATACAGATATATGGATTTGCGATTTTGAAGACACTCACACCTTCTCAAACACTTCTATTGCAAGCAAATACTATTCAGACCCATCTGGTAACAATGAGGCTAACTGTGAGTTAGACGAAACTTATAATACAAACTACACTATTAGCGCCAATACCTTAACAAGCGAAGACTATTCTCAAGAAATTTTAACATTAAATAGTACTACCCTAGTTTTAAAAGACGTTGATGAATATGACGGTAATACTTATATCTATACAGAAACCTTCACCAAACAATAA
- a CDS encoding SRPBCC family protein, which produces MKAIKYIFFLILIAIIALAIYIAVQPSEFSVTRTRTINAPAAVIYKNVNDYKNWNSWSSWVEKDPNMKITLPELTKGEGSSYTWEDKDGIGTMKTIETNTNKSISQVMQFADFPSSDVSWKFKPNADGSTDVTWNIAGKNLPFEFKAFAAFMGGMEKQIGPEYERSLEKLDSIVLLDMKKYSIVVDKETIQHSGGYYIYNTAATTLDDFKSKMATMLPAVMSYAEKNNITMAGAPYVLYHKYDEENNAVMFSCCVPTTARVITTGGEILTGQLKPFKAVKTTLNGDYSNLKDAWEKAIKTITDSGLEQEENGPNLEAYLNSPMNTPNPAELKTKIYIAVK; this is translated from the coding sequence ATGAAAGCCATAAAATACATTTTCTTCCTTATTCTTATAGCTATTATTGCATTAGCAATATATATAGCTGTGCAACCAAGCGAATTCTCTGTAACAAGAACGCGTACCATAAATGCACCTGCAGCTGTAATTTACAAGAATGTTAATGACTATAAAAACTGGAATTCTTGGTCTTCTTGGGTAGAAAAAGATCCTAATATGAAAATTACTTTACCTGAATTAACTAAAGGTGAAGGTTCAAGCTATACTTGGGAAGATAAAGATGGTATTGGCACAATGAAAACAATTGAAACAAACACCAATAAATCTATAAGCCAAGTAATGCAGTTTGCAGACTTCCCATCATCTGATGTCTCATGGAAATTTAAACCAAATGCAGATGGCTCAACAGATGTAACGTGGAATATAGCAGGTAAAAATTTACCATTTGAATTTAAAGCATTTGCTGCTTTTATGGGTGGAATGGAAAAACAAATAGGTCCAGAATACGAACGTAGTTTAGAAAAACTTGATAGCATAGTTCTGTTAGACATGAAAAAATACAGCATTGTAGTTGATAAAGAAACAATACAACACAGTGGAGGCTATTATATTTATAATACTGCTGCTACAACTCTAGACGATTTTAAAAGTAAAATGGCTACAATGTTACCAGCTGTTATGTCTTACGCTGAAAAAAACAACATTACAATGGCTGGAGCACCCTACGTTTTATATCATAAATATGATGAGGAAAACAACGCAGTTATGTTTTCATGCTGTGTCCCAACAACTGCTCGTGTAATTACTACAGGAGGAGAAATATTAACTGGTCAATTAAAACCATTTAAAGCTGTAAAAACGACTTTAAATGGTGATTATAGTAATTTAAAAGATGCTTGGGAAAAAGCAATAAAAACTATTACAGACAGTGGTTTAGAACAAGAAGAGAATGGACCAAATTTAGAGGCTTACTTAAACTCACCAATGAACACGCCTAATCCAGCAGAATTAAAAACTAAAATTTACATTGCAGTAAAATAA
- the crcB gene encoding fluoride efflux transporter CrcB produces MKNILLVFVGGGFGSVLRYLLGNYLNNTQNGIPYGTFAANILGSLLIGIILGLALKNNTLSQNHTLLLATGFCGGFTTFSSFAYENHVFLKAGDFTSFALYTIASFVIGFLAVFGGMYLAKSF; encoded by the coding sequence ATGAAGAATATTTTACTTGTATTTGTTGGTGGTGGTTTTGGTAGTGTACTTCGCTACTTACTAGGGAACTATTTAAACAATACCCAAAACGGAATACCTTATGGCACTTTCGCTGCCAATATTTTAGGGAGTTTACTTATAGGTATTATATTAGGTTTAGCACTTAAAAACAATACACTTTCTCAAAACCACACGCTGCTTTTAGCCACTGGTTTTTGTGGTGGTTTTACCACGTTTTCAAGCTTTGCTTACGAGAATCATGTATTCTTAAAGGCAGGAGATTTTACAAGTTTTGCTCTTTACACTATAGCAAGTTTTGTTATTGGCTTTTTAGCCGTTTTTGGTGGCATGTATTTAGCTAAGAGTTTTTAA
- a CDS encoding DUF1684 domain-containing protein: protein MKKIILLSILFVSALSCAQDKQPLLGDTEHQKEQNAEFKDALKSPLTEKDRKTFRALDFFKFDSTYVVTANFKSTPNQTPFEMATTTDRKPMYVKYGELSFVLNGKDCKLNIYQNLELVKREGYEDHLFLPFIDQTNGEESYGGGRYLDTSTPKGNTMVLNFNEAYNPYCAYSPRYSCPIVPLENSLDVRVEAGVKAYGKH, encoded by the coding sequence ATGAAAAAAATCATATTACTTTCAATTTTATTCGTTTCAGCATTAAGCTGCGCACAAGATAAACAACCGCTTTTAGGAGATACAGAACACCAAAAAGAACAAAATGCTGAATTTAAAGATGCCTTAAAATCACCTTTAACTGAAAAGGATAGAAAAACCTTTAGGGCTTTAGATTTCTTTAAATTTGATTCTACTTACGTTGTTACAGCTAATTTTAAAAGCACACCAAACCAGACACCTTTTGAAATGGCAACTACAACAGATCGTAAACCAATGTATGTTAAGTATGGTGAATTGTCTTTTGTTTTAAATGGCAAGGATTGTAAATTAAATATTTATCAGAATTTAGAACTAGTAAAACGTGAGGGCTACGAAGATCATTTGTTTCTTCCTTTTATAGACCAAACTAATGGTGAAGAGAGTTATGGAGGAGGACGTTATTTAGACACAAGCACACCTAAAGGCAATACGATGGTTTTAAATTTTAACGAAGCCTACAACCCTTATTGTGCTTACAGCCCAAGATATTCTTGTCCTATTGTTCCTTTAGAAAACTCTTTAGATGTTAGAGTAGAAGCAGGAGTTAAAGCTTATGGAAAGCATTAA
- a CDS encoding DUF4252 domain-containing protein yields MKKIVLIFSVFLLLFSCGSASFQGFYNNHKTDLGATSFQVPNVMKALLSSVSPETKSVIGNLQDVKYIKLNSVSSFRRQQIITEINAVTSAGYLDMFRDNQVNNTRIISVKENGNVLTDVILFNCDEKEATAFYLQGRFDPDKIKTLSEVKNFDALSLDLLQSYKSNMSPSLNPSFNPNN; encoded by the coding sequence ATGAAGAAAATAGTTTTAATCTTTAGTGTTTTTCTTTTGCTTTTTTCTTGCGGAAGTGCGTCGTTTCAAGGTTTTTACAATAACCATAAAACAGATTTAGGAGCTACTTCTTTTCAAGTGCCAAATGTTATGAAAGCACTTTTAAGTTCGGTTTCACCAGAAACAAAAAGTGTAATTGGTAATCTTCAAGATGTAAAATACATAAAGCTTAATAGTGTTTCTTCTTTTAGAAGACAACAAATAATAACAGAAATAAATGCGGTTACAAGTGCAGGATATTTAGATATGTTTAGAGATAACCAGGTTAATAACACGCGTATTATTTCGGTTAAAGAAAATGGTAATGTACTAACAGATGTTATTCTTTTTAATTGCGACGAAAAAGAAGCAACTGCATTTTATTTACAAGGTCGTTTTGATCCAGATAAGATTAAAACACTGTCTGAAGTGAAAAATTTTGATGCCTTATCTTTAGATTTATTACAATCTTATAAATCGAATATGAGTCCTAGTTTAAACCCATCTTTCAACCCAAATAATTAA
- a CDS encoding MFS transporter — protein sequence MKKLFNNYFETFKGLSQEVWWLALITFINRAGTMVIPFLSIYLTEDLNLSLENVGWIMTCFGLGSVIGTWIGGKLTDSIGFYKVMVGSLFLTGLIFIAVQYLKTFESFCFGIFFLMIVADTFRPAMFVAMSAYSKPENKTRSVTLIRLAINLGFSAGPALGGIIITIMGYSGLFWADGITCILATFVLFKVLNPKKTVVQDKIEVENPKSVYSNKAFMIFFFAMLIFAVIFFQYFSAMPLYYRDVHLLDKIEIGLLLGANGFFIFLFEMPLISWLEKSSYNKIGLILFGAFLVGLSFLVLNLTTWSGVIIIGMLLMTIGEMIAFPFSNSFAMEQAKKGNQGEYMAMYIMSFSVASVFGFNAGLQTISGIGFNNTWTIMTALSGLCVLLLFILKLYMKKKAA from the coding sequence ATGAAAAAATTATTTAACAACTATTTCGAAACATTTAAAGGCCTCTCTCAAGAAGTTTGGTGGCTTGCACTAATTACTTTTATTAATCGTGCAGGAACAATGGTAATTCCGTTTTTATCAATTTATTTAACAGAAGACTTAAATCTATCTTTAGAAAATGTTGGTTGGATAATGACGTGTTTTGGTTTAGGCTCTGTAATTGGAACATGGATTGGTGGAAAACTAACAGACTCTATTGGTTTTTATAAAGTTATGGTAGGTAGCTTATTCCTTACTGGTCTTATTTTTATTGCTGTTCAATATTTAAAAACATTTGAATCCTTTTGCTTTGGCATCTTTTTTCTAATGATAGTTGCAGACACTTTTAGGCCTGCAATGTTTGTAGCAATGAGTGCGTATAGTAAACCCGAAAACAAAACAAGAAGTGTAACATTAATACGTTTAGCAATAAATCTTGGATTTTCGGCTGGTCCTGCTTTAGGTGGAATAATAATTACCATTATGGGTTATTCTGGTTTATTTTGGGCAGATGGCATTACATGTATTTTAGCAACATTTGTTCTATTTAAAGTATTAAACCCTAAAAAAACAGTAGTGCAAGATAAAATAGAAGTAGAAAATCCAAAATCTGTGTACAGTAATAAAGCGTTTATGATTTTCTTTTTTGCTATGTTAATTTTTGCTGTAATATTTTTCCAATACTTTTCTGCAATGCCATTGTATTATAGAGATGTGCACTTATTAGACAAAATTGAAATTGGTTTATTATTAGGAGCTAATGGTTTTTTTATATTTCTATTTGAAATGCCTTTAATAAGCTGGCTCGAAAAAAGTAGTTATAACAAAATTGGATTAATATTATTTGGAGCCTTTTTAGTAGGCTTAAGTTTTCTTGTATTAAACCTTACAACTTGGTCTGGCGTTATAATAATTGGAATGTTATTAATGACTATTGGAGAAATGATTGCATTTCCGTTTTCAAATTCTTTTGCAATGGAACAAGCCAAGAAAGGAAATCAAGGCGAATATATGGCCATGTATATTATGTCTTTTTCTGTGGCTAGCGTTTTTGGTTTTAATGCAGGATTGCAAACAATATCAGGTATTGGTTTTAACAATACATGGACAATAATGACAGCTCTGTCGGGTTTATGCGTGCTTTTATTATTTATTTTAAAATTATATATGAAGAAAAAAGCAGCATAA
- a CDS encoding RES family NAD+ phosphorylase, with protein MRVFRIAKKQYLEDLSGEGSRLFGGRWNKKGMAMLYFSDSLSTSLLEVLVHLDFKHLTNDFGYIEIEIPDALIDTKLKLKDLNDDWRDNPPRNSTVNLGSAFLKANKKLGLKVPCTILPMASNILINPRHKDISKIKVIKVEDLDIDSRLVVDGKL; from the coding sequence ATGCGCGTATTTAGAATAGCAAAAAAGCAATATTTAGAAGATTTATCTGGAGAAGGTTCTCGATTGTTTGGAGGACGATGGAATAAAAAAGGCATGGCTATGCTTTATTTTTCGGATAGTCTATCTACCAGTCTTCTTGAAGTTTTAGTGCATTTAGATTTTAAGCATCTTACTAATGATTTTGGTTACATTGAAATAGAGATTCCTGATGCGTTAATTGATACTAAATTAAAATTAAAAGATCTAAACGATGATTGGAGAGATAATCCACCAAGAAATAGCACTGTAAATTTAGGGTCAGCATTTTTAAAAGCTAATAAAAAATTAGGCTTAAAAGTGCCATGTACTATTCTGCCAATGGCAAGCAATATTTTAATAAACCCAAGGCATAAAGATATCTCTAAAATAAAAGTGATTAAAGTCGAAGATTTAGATATAGATAGTCGTCTGGTTGTGGATGGGAAGCTTTAA
- a CDS encoding antitoxin Xre-like helix-turn-helix domain-containing protein, with protein MKQYKQDNSIQNLANEPEAFYGLDNKYDRIISVLGGSTSISQDISSDFDLIQITRKGLPKSAVLTLSKLLGVSMERMSDLIHISHRTIQRKNDSDLLNVYSTEQILEIAQVVSRGIEVLGTLDNFTSWLHSDIRVLNYNKPISLLDTSFGTALILDVLGRIEFGVYS; from the coding sequence ATGAAACAATATAAACAAGACAACAGTATTCAAAATTTAGCAAACGAGCCAGAAGCATTCTACGGCTTAGATAACAAATACGATAGAATTATAAGTGTTTTAGGAGGTAGTACAAGTATTTCTCAAGATATAAGTAGCGATTTCGATCTTATTCAAATTACAAGAAAAGGGTTGCCAAAATCGGCTGTTTTAACGTTAAGTAAATTGTTAGGGGTTTCTATGGAGCGCATGAGTGATTTAATTCATATTTCGCATCGTACCATACAACGCAAAAACGATAGCGATTTATTAAATGTATACAGTACAGAGCAAATTTTAGAGATTGCGCAAGTGGTTTCTAGAGGTATCGAAGTTTTAGGAACGTTAGATAATTTTACATCTTGGCTACATAGCGATATTCGCGTTTTAAATTATAACAAGCCTATTAGTTTACTAGATACTAGTTTTGGTACTGCTTTAATTTTAGATGTTTTAGGTCGTATAGAATTTGGTGTTTACTCTTAA
- a CDS encoding sigma factor-like helix-turn-helix DNA-binding protein — protein MEIHYFFSDIKGLKQAEVANQLHVSLPTVKSQIQRARKMVAQGFKDCCGFVENDKGVLIGEIQEKKDCKICN, from the coding sequence ATAGAGATCCATTATTTCTTTTCGGATATTAAAGGTTTAAAACAAGCTGAAGTTGCAAACCAATTACACGTTAGTTTACCAACGGTAAAATCGCAAATTCAACGTGCAAGAAAGATGGTGGCACAAGGTTTTAAAGACTGTTGTGGTTTTGTAGAAAACGATAAAGGAGTGTTAATAGGTGAAATACAGGAGAAAAAAGACTGTAAGATTTGTAATTAA
- a CDS encoding sigma factor, producing the protein MTTQHVWQSYSQDLKHFILSKVKDPAITDDILQDTFIKIHTKLETLKDESKVKAWVFSIARYSVLDYFKSTNLTFEIANS; encoded by the coding sequence ATGACTACACAACATGTTTGGCAAAGTTATTCTCAAGACTTAAAACACTTTATTTTAAGTAAAGTAAAAGATCCAGCAATTACGGATGATATTTTGCAGGATACTTTTATTAAAATTCATACAAAATTAGAAACGCTTAAAGATGAATCTAAAGTGAAAGCTTGGGTTTTCTCTATTGCTAGATATTCGGTTTTAGATTATTTTAAGTCTACAAATTTAACTTTTGAGATTGCTAATTCTTAA
- the cas1 gene encoding type II CRISPR-associated endonuclease Cas1: MKKTILVERKSKIQLKLLQLHIENEVRKATIPIEDIGFLVLDHAEIYISIPAINCLTQNNVAIIFCNEKHLPNGMLLNLNGHHIQQQLFKKQIDASLPLKKKLWEQTVKEKIKNQGFLLNTITGKENTFKYLASKVKSGDTTNMEGVAANFYWKSFFSLDFKRERFGNYPNNFLNYGYAILRAATARALSGSGLLNTLGIHHKNKYNAFALADDIMEPYRPIVDEAVYSIMENYDEQELTTETKSILLQILTRTVYFKTEKTILMLGLQKTASSLQQCYTGERKKIKYPKLWN, encoded by the coding sequence ATGAAAAAGACAATTCTTGTAGAGCGAAAAAGTAAAATACAATTAAAATTATTACAACTACATATAGAAAATGAGGTAAGAAAAGCTACCATACCTATTGAAGACATAGGCTTTTTAGTATTAGATCATGCCGAAATTTACATTAGTATTCCTGCAATAAATTGCTTAACCCAAAACAATGTAGCTATTATTTTTTGTAATGAAAAACACTTACCTAATGGCATGTTATTAAACCTTAATGGCCACCACATACAACAACAACTATTTAAAAAACAAATAGATGCCAGCTTACCTCTCAAAAAAAAATTATGGGAACAAACGGTTAAAGAAAAAATTAAAAATCAAGGATTTTTATTAAATACAATTACAGGAAAAGAAAACACTTTTAAGTATTTAGCAAGCAAAGTTAAAAGTGGAGACACAACAAATATGGAAGGTGTTGCTGCTAATTTTTATTGGAAGTCTTTTTTTAGTCTAGATTTTAAAAGAGAGCGTTTTGGTAACTATCCAAATAATTTTTTAAATTATGGATACGCCATTTTACGTGCAGCAACTGCAAGAGCTCTTTCTGGAAGCGGGCTATTAAATACTTTAGGCATACACCATAAAAATAAATACAATGCATTTGCTTTAGCAGATGATATTATGGAACCTTACAGACCAATTGTAGATGAAGCCGTTTATAGTATAATGGAAAATTATGACGAGCAAGAATTAACAACAGAAACAAAATCCATATTACTACAAATACTTACCAGAACAGTATATTTTAAAACCGAAAAAACCATACTTATGCTTGGTTTGCAAAAAACCGCAAGCTCTTTACAGCAATGCTACACTGGAGAACGCAAAAAAATTAAGTATCCAAAATTATGGAATTAA
- the cas2 gene encoding CRISPR-associated endonuclease Cas2 has product MELNGYRIMWLFVFFDLPTDTAKDRKNAAGFRKNLLKDGFNMMQYSVYMRHCASSESADAHEKRIKALLPPLGKVSILRITDKQFGNIMNFWGRAEAPKTPQPTQLELF; this is encoded by the coding sequence ATGGAATTAAACGGTTATAGAATTATGTGGTTATTTGTTTTCTTCGATTTACCAACAGACACAGCTAAAGACAGAAAAAATGCTGCTGGCTTTAGAAAAAACCTACTTAAAGATGGGTTTAATATGATGCAATACTCTGTATATATGCGCCATTGCGCTAGTAGCGAAAGTGCCGATGCACACGAAAAACGTATAAAAGCATTATTACCGCCTTTGGGCAAAGTGAGTATTTTACGTATTACAGATAAACAATTTGGAAATATTATGAATTTTTGGGGAAGAGCTGAAGCGCCAAAAACACCACAACCAACACAATTAGAACTATTTTAA